Genomic DNA from Nitrosarchaeum koreense MY1:
CGACAGTAATAGCAGAGATTGGTTCTAACTGGGAAGGCAGTGTACCAAAGGGAATCAAAATTATAAAAGAATGTAAAAAGGCAGGAGCAGATGTAGTAAAGTTTCAGATGTGGCGTGCACGTGATTTGTATTCTCCAACTCATCCTCAGTGGAAAGTCATCAAAAAATCAGAACTAACATTTGATAAAGTAAAAAAACTAAAAAAGGTAGCCGATTCAATCGGCATTGAATTTCTATGCAGTGCGTTTTATCCTGAAGCAATAAATTTTCTTGAAAAACTAGGTGTCAAACGGTACAAAGTTGCATCAAGAACATGCTTGTTCAAAGATCCATACTCAAAGGAAACGTTGAATCTTAAAGCATCAACCAAAAAACCAGTGATAATCAGTATGGGGATGGGCGGTGATAAAAATCTAATAAAAAAAATATTTGGTAAAAACAAGATCACTTTCTGTTATTGCATCTCTGAATATCCTCTAGAGTTTAAGAAAATTAACTGGACAGATGCAATCAGATATGACGGATTTTCAGATCACACTATAGGGATTACGGCACCAATAGTGTATACTATTTTAAAGAAACAACAAGGATCTAAGAACATACTTATTGAAAAACATGTCAAATCAAAAAATTCCAAAGGACCTGATGCAGAAACGTCAATTGATACACAAAAACTGGCAGATCTGATTTCTCACATTAGGCTTATTGAAAAAGCAAATCTCAACTAAATTTCACACATTTTGATTTACTGTTCTGATAATTCTGTCAACTT
This window encodes:
- a CDS encoding N-acetylneuraminate synthase family protein; translated protein: MKTTVIAEIGSNWEGSVPKGIKIIKECKKAGADVVKFQMWRARDLYSPTHPQWKVIKKSELTFDKVKKLKKVADSIGIEFLCSAFYPEAINFLEKLGVKRYKVASRTCLFKDPYSKETLNLKASTKKPVIISMGMGGDKNLIKKIFGKNKITFCYCISEYPLEFKKINWTDAIRYDGFSDHTIGITAPIVYTILKKQQGSKNILIEKHVKSKNSKGPDAETSIDTQKLADLISHIRLIEKANLN